A single window of Gavia stellata isolate bGavSte3 chromosome 14, bGavSte3.hap2, whole genome shotgun sequence DNA harbors:
- the MTMR1 gene encoding myotubularin-related protein 1 — MEEAPLFPGESIKVIAKDVMYICPFMGAVSGTLTVTDFRMYIKSVERDPPFVVDVPLGVISRVEKIGVQSHGDNSCGIEIVCKDMRNLRLAYKQEEQNRLEIFENLVTRAFPVSNGLPLFAFSYKEKFAVNGWKVYDPMAEYKRQGLPNESWKISKINSTYELCDTYPAILVVPTSVKDDDLSKVAAFRAKGRVPVLSWIHPESQATITRCSQPLVGPNDKRCKEDEKYLQTIMDANAQSHKLIIFDARQNSVADTNKAKGGGYESESAYPNAELVFLEIHNIHVMRESLRKLKEIVYPTIDETRWLSNVDSTHWLEYIRMLLAGAVRIADKIESGKTSVVVHCSDGWDRTAQLTALAMLMLDSYYRTIKGFEVLIEKEWISFGHRFAMRVGHGDDDHADADRSPIFLQFIDCVWQMTKQFPAAFEFNELFLITILDHLYSCLFGTFLCNCEKERLKEEVSTKTISLWSYINSQLDEFTNPFYVNYENHVLYPVASLNHLELWVNYYIRWNPRMRPQVPIHQNLKELLAIRTELQKKVEDLQREAATRSISSSSDRGSSPSHSATPVHTSV, encoded by the exons ATGGAAGAGGCTCCACTTTTTCCTGGAGAATCGATCAAAGTTATTG CTAAAGATGTTATGTATATCTGTCCATTTATGGGAGCAGTCAGTGGTACACTAACAGTGACGGACTTCAGAATGTATATCAAAAGTGTTGAAAGG GACCCACCTTTTGTTGTTGATGTTCCCCTTGGAGTCATAAGTAGAGTTGAAAAAATTGGAGTACAGAGCCATGGAGACAACTCATGTGGTATAGAAATAGTTTGCAAG GATATGAGAAATTTGCGGCTGGCCTATAAACAGGAAGAGCAGAACAGGTTGGAGATTTTTGAAAACCTTGTAACACGTGCATTTCCTGTTTCTAATGGGCTG CCTCTTTTTGCATTCAGCTATAAAGAAAAGTTTGCTGTTAATGGCTGGAAAGTGTATGATCCAATGGCAGAATATAAGAGGCAG GGCTTACCCAATGAGAGTTGGAAAATATCCAAAATTAACAGCACCTATGAGCTTTGTGATACATATCCTGCTATTCTCGTTGTGCCAACCAGTGTAAAGGATGATGACCTCTCAAAAGTGGCAGCATTTAGAGCAAAAGGCAGAGTTCCA gTGTTATCCTGGATTCATCCTGAGAGCCAAGCAACAATAACACGATGCAGTCAGCCATTGGTAGGCCCAAATGATAAGCGTtgcaaagaagatgaaaaatatttgcagacaATAATGGATGCCAATGCTCAGTCACATAAACTTATCATCTTTGATGCCAGACAGAATAGTGTTGCAGATACAAACAAG GCAAAAGGTGGAGGATATGAAAGTGAAAGTGCCTACCCAAATGCAGAGCTGGTCTTTCTGGAAATTCATAATATACACGTAATGAGAGAATCCCTGCGTAAACTTAAAGAAATAGTTTATCCTACTATTGATGAGACTCGGTGGTTATCAAATGTGGACTCCACACATTGGCTGGAATATATAAGG atGCTTCTTGCTGGAGCAGTAAGAATTGCGGATAAAATTGAATCTGGTAAAACATCTGTAGTGGTACACTGCAGTGATGGTTGGGATCGAACTGCACAGCTTACTGCGCTAGCTATGCTTATGCTGGACAGCTATTACAGAACTATCAAGGGGTTTGAAGTTCTTATAGAGAAAGAATGGATAAGTTTTGGACACCGATTTGCAATG CGAGTAGGACATGGAGATGATGATCATGCTGATGCAGACCGatctcccattttccttcagTTCATCGATTGTGTTTGGCAAATGACAAAACAG tttcctgCAGCCTTTGAATTCAACGAGTTATTTTTGATCACCATTCTGGATCACCTTTACAGTTGTCTCTTTGGGACTTTCTTATGCAACTGtgaaaaagagagattaaaagag gAGGTGAGCACAAAGACGATATCGCTGTGGTCCTATATAAACAGCCAGTTAGATGAGTTCACAAATCCTTTCTACGTAAACTATGAAAACCATGTCCTGTATCCTGTTGCCAGTCTGAACCATTTGGAGCTATGGGTGAACTACTACATAAGATGGAACCCAAGGATGCGGCCTCAG